In one Pseudomonas sp. MM211 genomic region, the following are encoded:
- a CDS encoding mechanosensitive ion channel family protein → MLAGQVVLILVLAWLAQRILTRGISRLGHRYPQLPAELLVPLRGLTRWLILGSAFMLVLERLGVSAQVLWGALTGFAAVAAIAFFAIWSVLSNLFCALLIFALGPFRIGDCVEVLESADKPGVRGRVLDINLFYTTLEDLTGDAPGTWVQIPNSLFFQKAVRRWRNGDVPAARKIES, encoded by the coding sequence ATGCTCGCTGGGCAGGTCGTGCTGATTCTGGTACTGGCCTGGCTGGCACAGCGGATTCTCACCCGTGGCATTAGCCGCCTGGGCCATCGCTATCCTCAGCTACCGGCAGAGCTGCTGGTGCCGTTGCGCGGCCTCACCCGCTGGCTGATCCTGGGTAGCGCCTTCATGTTGGTGCTGGAGCGCTTAGGCGTTTCGGCCCAGGTACTGTGGGGGGCGTTGACCGGCTTTGCCGCTGTGGCAGCCATCGCTTTCTTCGCCATCTGGAGCGTATTGTCGAACCTGTTCTGCGCGCTGCTGATCTTCGCCCTCGGGCCGTTCCGCATCGGCGACTGTGTCGAAGTGCTGGAAAGCGCCGACAAGCCGGGCGTGCGGGGTCGTGTATTGGACATCAACCTGTTCTATACCACCCTGGAAGACCTGACCGGCGACGCGCCGGGTACCTGGGTGCAGATTCCCAACAGCCTGTTTTTCCAGAAGGCCGTGAGGCGCTGGCGCAACGGTGATGTACCGGCAGCACGCAAGATCGAATCCTGA
- a CDS encoding ATP-binding cassette domain-containing protein codes for MIRLLNLTLQRGPQRLLEDAELTLHSGHKAGLIGANGAGKSSLFALLRGELTPDAGDCLLPGDWRIAHMRQEVDTLERQAVDYVLDGDHNLRRVQADLEIAEQRQDGSAIARLHSELDSADGYTADARARKLLAGLGFDNAQMDRRVGDFSGGWRMRLNLAQALMCPSDLLLLDEPTNHLDLDAILWLEGWLQSYPGTLLLISHDRDFLDAVVDHVAHVEQRKLTLYRGGYSAFERTRAERLAQQQQAYEKQQVQRAHMEKYIARFKAQATKARQAQSRIKALERMEELSAAHVDSPFDFVFREADKISTPLLSLGEGRLGYADKAVLQQVKLSLVPGARIGLLGPNGAGKSTLIKNLSGELQPLSGSLTRGENLVIGYFAQHQLDSLDDKASPLLHLQRIAPGEREQTLRDFLGGFDFRGPRCDEPVLNFSGGEKARLALALIAWGKPNLLLLDEPTNHLDLEMRLALTMALQEFAGAVVVVSHDRHLLKSTTDEFLLVADGRVAPFDGDLEDYARWLVDYRQRQAAPTAAPAVSTGNDKRGQRQAAAALRQQLAPHKKAADKLEAELGQVQGKLAALEERLGDSAIYEAARKEELRQALAEQAGLKSREGELEEQWLEALETLEVLQQELEAMA; via the coding sequence ATGATCCGACTTCTGAACCTTACCTTACAGCGTGGCCCGCAGCGTCTGCTAGAAGACGCCGAGCTGACCCTGCACTCCGGCCACAAAGCCGGCCTTATCGGTGCCAACGGCGCCGGCAAATCCAGCCTGTTCGCCTTGCTGCGCGGCGAGTTGACCCCGGACGCTGGCGATTGCCTGCTGCCCGGTGACTGGCGCATCGCCCATATGCGCCAGGAGGTCGATACCCTCGAACGCCAGGCCGTGGACTATGTGCTCGACGGCGACCATAACCTGCGGCGCGTGCAGGCTGATTTGGAGATCGCCGAGCAGCGCCAGGACGGCAGTGCCATCGCTCGCCTGCACAGCGAACTGGACAGCGCCGACGGCTACACCGCCGATGCTCGTGCACGCAAGCTGCTGGCTGGCCTGGGCTTCGACAATGCGCAGATGGATCGCCGGGTCGGCGACTTCTCCGGTGGCTGGAGGATGCGCCTTAATCTGGCCCAGGCGCTGATGTGCCCGTCTGACCTGCTGCTGCTCGACGAGCCGACCAACCACCTGGATCTGGATGCGATTCTCTGGCTCGAAGGCTGGCTGCAAAGCTATCCCGGTACCTTGCTGCTGATTTCCCACGACCGGGATTTTCTCGATGCGGTGGTCGACCACGTCGCCCATGTCGAGCAGCGCAAGCTGACACTATACCGTGGCGGTTACAGCGCCTTCGAGCGTACTCGTGCCGAGCGTTTGGCTCAGCAGCAGCAGGCGTACGAGAAGCAGCAAGTGCAGCGTGCGCACATGGAAAAGTACATCGCCCGCTTCAAGGCCCAGGCCACCAAGGCGCGTCAGGCGCAGAGCCGCATCAAGGCGCTGGAACGTATGGAAGAGCTGAGTGCGGCCCACGTCGACTCGCCCTTCGATTTCGTGTTCCGCGAGGCCGACAAGATTTCCACACCGCTGCTCAGCCTTGGCGAAGGCCGCCTGGGATACGCCGACAAGGCGGTGCTGCAGCAGGTCAAGCTGAGCCTGGTGCCGGGCGCCCGCATTGGTCTGCTTGGCCCGAACGGCGCCGGCAAATCGACGCTGATCAAGAACCTGTCTGGCGAGCTGCAGCCATTAAGCGGCAGCCTGACGCGTGGTGAGAACCTGGTGATCGGCTATTTTGCCCAGCACCAGCTCGACTCCCTCGACGACAAGGCCAGCCCGCTGCTGCACCTGCAGCGTATTGCCCCCGGTGAGCGCGAGCAGACGCTGCGCGATTTTCTCGGTGGTTTCGACTTCCGCGGGCCGCGTTGCGATGAGCCAGTGCTGAATTTCTCAGGCGGCGAAAAGGCCCGCCTGGCCCTGGCGCTGATCGCTTGGGGCAAGCCCAACCTGCTGCTGCTCGATGAACCGACCAACCACCTGGATCTGGAAATGCGCCTGGCACTGACCATGGCGCTGCAGGAATTCGCCGGGGCGGTGGTGGTGGTGTCTCACGATCGGCACCTGCTCAAGAGCACCACCGACGAGTTCCTGCTGGTGGCGGATGGCCGCGTGGCGCCGTTCGACGGTGACCTGGAAGATTACGCGCGTTGGCTGGTGGATTATCGTCAGCGCCAGGCCGCTCCAACGGCTGCGCCAGCGGTCAGCACGGGCAACGACAAGCGTGGCCAGCGCCAGGCCGCCGCTGCGCTGCGCCAGCAACTGGCGCCGCACAAGAAGGCGGCGGACAAGCTCGAGGCGGAACTCGGTCAGGTGCAGGGCAAGCTCGCCGCACTGGAAGAGCGCCTTGGCGATAGTGCCATCTACGAGGCCGCGCGCAAGGAAGAGCTGCGCCAGGCGTTGGCCGAACAGGCAGGGCTGAAGAGCCGTGAAGGCGAGCTGGAAGAGCAGTGGCTGGAAGCGTTGGAAACTCTGGAAGTGTTGCAGCAAGAACTGGAGGCAATGGCTTGA
- a CDS encoding TIGR02444 family protein produces MTTDLWSFATTLYTKPGVEAACLTQQDAGTDVCLLLCGLWMDRRGTPHDGDFETQLRRVATQWQHDVVTPLRALRQIWRTPAQQDSALAELRQRVKQLELDAEREQLMRLEAMAQGRARQPSSHQHAWLDALAATSSAPAAAAREHLYGASLSNGLG; encoded by the coding sequence GTGACTACTGACCTGTGGAGTTTCGCCACGACGCTGTACACCAAACCTGGCGTAGAAGCCGCATGCCTCACCCAGCAAGACGCCGGTACAGATGTGTGCCTGCTGCTCTGCGGCCTGTGGATGGATCGCCGCGGCACGCCCCATGACGGCGATTTCGAAACGCAATTGCGACGAGTGGCAACACAATGGCAGCACGATGTCGTCACCCCGCTCAGGGCTCTGCGTCAGATCTGGCGCACGCCAGCGCAGCAAGATTCGGCACTCGCCGAACTGCGGCAACGGGTCAAACAGCTGGAGCTGGATGCCGAGAGAGAACAACTGATGCGCCTGGAGGCAATGGCTCAAGGCAGAGCCCGGCAGCCAAGCAGCCATCAGCACGCTTGGCTGGATGCCCTGGCTGCAACTTCCTCGGCGCCGGCCGCAGCGGCTCGCGAACACTTGTATGGCGCGAGCCTGAGCAATGGCCTGGGTTGA
- a CDS encoding polyhydroxyalkanoic acid system family protein — MARITVDRPHNLGVEAARGKAEQLAERLAREYDVRYQWNGDTLEFKRSGADGRIEVSEDRVHLQLNLGLLLSVMSGKIKSEIEEVLDKELQA, encoded by the coding sequence ATGGCCAGAATTACCGTCGATCGCCCCCACAACCTGGGGGTCGAGGCTGCACGGGGCAAGGCCGAACAACTGGCCGAGCGCTTGGCACGAGAATACGACGTGCGCTACCAGTGGAACGGCGACACCCTGGAGTTCAAACGCAGCGGCGCCGACGGGCGGATTGAGGTCAGCGAAGATCGCGTCCACCTGCAGCTCAACCTTGGCCTGCTGCTCTCGGTGATGAGCGGCAAGATCAAGAGCGAGATCGAAGAAGTCCTCGATAAGGAGCTGCAAGCCTGA
- the ubiE gene encoding bifunctional demethylmenaquinone methyltransferase/2-methoxy-6-polyprenyl-1,4-benzoquinol methylase UbiE, with protein sequence MNDPRKNDDSEPTTHFGFQDVPESRKADKVAEVFHSVAAKYDLMNDLLSGGMHRLWKRFTIELSGVRSGNRVLDIAGGTGDLARQFSRIVGETGEVVLADINASMLRVGRDRLLDRGVSGNIAFVQADAEKLPFPDNHFDCVTIAFGLRNVTHKDAAIASMLRVLKPGGRLLVLEFSKPKSSLLSKVYDTYSFNFMPLVGKLVTNDAESYRYLAESIRMHPDQDTLKAMMEAAGFDRVTYHNMTGGIVALHRGIKP encoded by the coding sequence ATGAACGATCCGCGCAAGAACGACGACAGCGAACCTACCACCCACTTCGGCTTCCAGGATGTTCCAGAAAGCAGGAAGGCGGACAAGGTCGCCGAAGTGTTCCACTCGGTGGCAGCCAAGTACGACCTGATGAACGACCTGCTCTCCGGCGGCATGCACCGCCTGTGGAAGCGTTTCACCATCGAGCTGTCCGGCGTACGTAGCGGCAACCGCGTGCTGGACATCGCTGGTGGCACCGGTGACCTGGCCCGCCAGTTCTCGCGCATCGTCGGCGAGACCGGCGAGGTGGTGCTGGCCGACATCAACGCTTCGATGCTCAGGGTCGGTCGTGACCGCCTGCTCGACCGCGGCGTGTCGGGCAACATCGCATTCGTCCAGGCTGACGCCGAAAAGCTGCCCTTTCCGGACAACCATTTCGACTGCGTGACCATCGCCTTCGGCCTGCGTAACGTCACTCATAAAGATGCCGCCATCGCCTCCATGCTGCGCGTGCTCAAGCCTGGTGGTCGCCTGCTGGTGCTGGAATTCTCCAAGCCCAAGAGCAGCCTGCTGTCCAAGGTCTACGACACCTATTCGTTCAACTTCATGCCGCTGGTGGGCAAGCTGGTCACCAACGACGCCGAGAGCTATCGCTACTTGGCCGAGTCGATCCGCATGCACCCGGATCAAGATACCCTCAAGGCGATGATGGAAGCCGCCGGTTTCGACCGCGTGACTTACCACAACATGACCGGCGGCATCGTCGCTCTGCACCGCGGTATCAAGCCCTGA
- a CDS encoding ubiquinone biosynthesis accessory factor UbiJ, translating to MLSQALFAGVERGLNRVLALDSTALPRLARLNGRVIAVESRTPAFALFILADGQGLRLAGQWAGQIDCTLRAPASALLRLALAKDKQAVLHEPEVDLDGDSGTLMELAGILQDLELDWEYELSRWLGPIATPLLAGHLRSRAGWTRDNIHSLQLSLADYLSEESRTLVGHREAEARFAELDDLKLSLDRLDARIERLVLRHKPIA from the coding sequence ATGCTGAGTCAGGCCCTGTTCGCGGGCGTCGAGCGTGGTCTCAATCGCGTACTCGCGCTGGACAGCACTGCCCTACCACGCCTGGCGCGGCTGAATGGCCGGGTGATCGCGGTCGAGTCGCGGACTCCTGCGTTCGCGCTGTTTATCCTCGCTGATGGCCAAGGCTTACGGCTGGCAGGCCAATGGGCTGGCCAGATCGACTGCACGCTGCGCGCACCAGCCAGCGCGCTGCTACGCCTGGCGCTGGCCAAGGACAAGCAGGCCGTGCTGCATGAGCCTGAGGTCGATCTGGACGGCGACAGTGGCACGCTGATGGAACTGGCCGGCATCCTGCAGGATCTCGAGCTGGACTGGGAATACGAGCTGTCACGCTGGCTCGGCCCGATCGCCACGCCGCTGCTCGCTGGCCACCTGCGCAGCCGCGCCGGCTGGACGCGAGACAATATTCACAGCCTGCAACTGAGCCTGGCCGATTACCTCAGCGAAGAATCACGCACGCTGGTTGGCCACCGTGAGGCCGAGGCACGCTTTGCCGAGTTGGATGACCTGAAACTTTCCCTCGACCGTCTCGACGCGCGCATCGAGCGCCTCGTACTACGCCATAAGCCAATCGCATGA
- the ubiB gene encoding ubiquinone biosynthesis regulatory protein kinase UbiB yields the protein MKLLAVRRLLRILYVVIRYRLDDLLFALPLPFWLRAPRFLLPWRWLPRKASPLNRGQRLRLALEELGPIFIKFGQLLSTRRDLLPPDIADELTHLQDRVPPFDPAKSLALIEEQLGMPVSQAFARFDTEPLASASVAQVHAAQLKSGEEVVVKVVRPGLKPIIRADMAWLFLLAKLAERASAEARRLHPVDVVSDYEKTIYDELDLLREAANASQLRRNFEGSDLLYVPQVYWDWCRPKVLVMERIYGIQVTDLATLADQRTDMKLLAERGVEIFFTQVFTHSFFHADMHPGNIFVSTRTPWNPQYIAIDCGIIGSLTPEDQDYLARNLVAFFKRDYRKVAQLHIDSGWVPQETQVNDFEAAIRTVCEPIFERPLKDISFGLLLMRLFQTARRFNMEVQPQLVLLQKTLLNIEGLGRQLYPDLDLWTTAQPFLERWMRQRVSPRNLLQNLQSQVEQVPHLANMTRSLLERMAQPHAKDPPPPWRERDGWAVRLIGAALIGGGVVLALGMANLSEPAIAWPAWLMTASGLYLIVRR from the coding sequence ATGAAGCTGCTTGCCGTTCGTCGTCTGTTGCGCATCCTCTACGTGGTCATCCGCTACCGCCTGGATGACCTGCTGTTCGCCCTGCCGCTGCCCTTCTGGCTGCGCGCACCGCGCTTCCTGCTGCCCTGGCGCTGGCTGCCGCGCAAGGCGTCGCCGCTCAATCGCGGTCAGCGCCTGCGTTTGGCCCTGGAAGAGCTGGGGCCGATTTTCATCAAGTTCGGCCAGTTGCTGTCCACCCGCCGCGACCTGCTACCGCCGGATATCGCTGACGAGCTGACTCACCTGCAGGATCGCGTGCCACCGTTCGACCCGGCCAAATCACTGGCACTGATCGAAGAGCAACTGGGCATGCCGGTCAGCCAAGCGTTCGCCCGCTTCGACACCGAGCCGCTGGCCTCCGCCTCCGTCGCCCAGGTGCACGCGGCACAGCTGAAAAGCGGCGAAGAAGTGGTGGTCAAGGTAGTGCGCCCAGGCCTCAAGCCGATCATCCGCGCCGACATGGCCTGGCTGTTCCTGCTCGCCAAGCTGGCCGAGCGCGCCTCGGCCGAAGCGCGCCGCCTGCACCCGGTGGACGTGGTCAGCGATTACGAGAAGACCATCTACGACGAACTCGACCTGCTGCGCGAGGCGGCCAACGCCAGCCAGTTGCGGCGCAACTTCGAGGGCTCTGACCTGCTTTACGTACCGCAGGTGTACTGGGACTGGTGCCGCCCCAAGGTACTGGTGATGGAGCGCATCTATGGCATCCAGGTCACCGACTTGGCCACCCTGGCCGACCAGCGCACCGATATGAAGCTGCTGGCCGAACGCGGCGTGGAGATTTTCTTCACCCAGGTGTTCACCCACAGTTTCTTCCATGCCGACATGCACCCGGGCAACATCTTCGTCAGCACGCGAACGCCCTGGAACCCGCAGTACATTGCCATCGACTGCGGCATCATCGGCAGCCTCACCCCCGAGGATCAGGATTACCTGGCACGCAACCTGGTGGCCTTCTTCAAGCGTGACTACCGCAAGGTGGCGCAGTTGCACATCGACTCTGGCTGGGTGCCACAGGAAACCCAGGTCAACGATTTCGAAGCGGCGATCCGCACCGTGTGCGAGCCGATCTTCGAGCGCCCGCTCAAGGATATTTCCTTCGGCTTGCTGCTGATGCGCCTGTTCCAGACCGCGCGGCGCTTCAATATGGAAGTCCAGCCGCAGTTGGTGCTGCTGCAGAAGACCTTGCTCAACATCGAGGGTCTCGGCCGCCAGTTGTACCCAGATCTGGATCTGTGGACGACTGCTCAGCCGTTCCTCGAGCGCTGGATGCGCCAACGCGTCAGCCCGCGCAACCTGCTGCAAAACCTGCAGAGTCAGGTCGAGCAAGTGCCGCACCTGGCCAACATGACCCGCAGCCTGCTCGAACGCATGGCTCAGCCCCACGCTAAAGATCCACCACCGCCATGGCGCGAGCGTGACGGCTGGGCGGTACGACTGATCGGCGCCGCGCTGATCGGCGGCGGCGTGGTGCTGGCCCTGGGCATGGCCAACCTGAGTGAACCGGCCATCGCCTGGCCCGCCTGGCTGATGACCGCCAGTGGTCTGTACCTGATCGTGCGCCGATAG
- the hisI gene encoding phosphoribosyl-AMP cyclohydrolase — protein sequence MNNWLDEVTWNEDGLVPAIAQDHQTGRILMMAWMNREALALTASEQRAIYWSRSRGKLWRKGEESGHVQKLHELRLDCDADVIVLKVEQLGGIACHTGRESCFYRVFENGAWKTVDAVLKDPHTIYAPEHRHD from the coding sequence ATGAACAACTGGTTAGATGAAGTCACTTGGAACGAAGACGGCCTGGTGCCGGCCATCGCCCAAGATCACCAGACCGGGCGCATCCTTATGATGGCCTGGATGAACCGCGAAGCATTGGCCCTGACTGCCAGCGAGCAGCGCGCCATCTACTGGTCACGCTCACGTGGCAAGCTGTGGCGCAAGGGCGAGGAATCCGGTCATGTGCAGAAGCTCCACGAGCTGCGTCTGGACTGTGACGCCGACGTGATCGTGTTAAAGGTTGAACAGCTCGGCGGCATCGCTTGCCATACCGGGCGCGAAAGTTGCTTCTACCGGGTATTCGAGAATGGCGCGTGGAAGACCGTCGATGCCGTCTTGAAAGATCCGCACACCATATATGCACCGGAACACCGCCATGACTGA
- a CDS encoding phosphoribosyl-ATP diphosphatase encodes MTDTLKRLAEVLESRKGAAPDSSYVASLYHKGLNKILEKVGEESVETILAAKDAATSGDCSDLIYETADLWFHSMVMLAALDQHPQAVLDELDRRFGLSGHAEKAARSDSDTQ; translated from the coding sequence ATGACTGATACCCTCAAGCGCTTGGCCGAGGTGCTGGAGTCGCGCAAGGGCGCGGCCCCAGACAGCTCTTACGTGGCCAGCCTGTACCACAAGGGTCTGAACAAGATCCTGGAGAAGGTCGGCGAAGAATCGGTGGAAACCATTCTTGCCGCCAAGGACGCTGCCACCAGCGGTGACTGCAGCGATCTGATCTACGAAACTGCCGACCTGTGGTTCCACAGCATGGTCATGCTGGCCGCGCTGGATCAGCACCCACAGGCGGTGCTGGATGAACTGGATCGCCGTTTCGGCCTGTCCGGGCATGCGGAAAAAGCCGCACGAAGCGACAGCGACACTCAATAA
- a CDS encoding twin-arginine translocase TatA/TatE family subunit → MGIFDWKHWVVILIVVVLVFGTKKLKNLGSDVGETIKGFRKAMNEDETKPAEPQAQQPQQPYQQQAPLNQPHTVEGQASKVEEPLRKD, encoded by the coding sequence ATGGGCATTTTCGATTGGAAACACTGGGTAGTCATCCTTATCGTCGTCGTGCTGGTGTTTGGCACCAAGAAACTCAAGAACCTCGGCTCCGACGTCGGTGAAACCATCAAGGGTTTCCGCAAGGCGATGAACGAAGACGAGACCAAGCCGGCCGAACCGCAAGCGCAGCAACCCCAACAGCCTTATCAGCAGCAGGCGCCGCTGAACCAGCCGCACACTGTGGAAGGCCAGGCCAGCAAGGTCGAAGAACCGCTGCGTAAAGACTGA
- the tatB gene encoding Sec-independent protein translocase protein TatB: MFGISFSELLLVGLIALLVLGPERLPGAARTAGLWIGRIKRSFNAIKSEVEREIGADEIRRQLHNEHILELEREMQAVKNDILPPAPQAAVPAPAQQSASVAESAPVAPVAPVAPVAPVAPVAPAEPAPASATPPAPAHVASQDKTPQP, translated from the coding sequence ATGTTCGGTATCAGTTTCAGCGAGCTGCTGCTGGTCGGGTTGATTGCCCTGCTGGTGCTCGGCCCCGAGCGTCTGCCTGGCGCTGCCCGAACGGCAGGGTTGTGGATCGGGCGCATCAAGCGCAGCTTCAATGCGATCAAGTCGGAGGTCGAGCGAGAAATCGGCGCTGACGAAATCCGTCGCCAGTTGCATAACGAACATATCCTCGAGCTCGAGCGGGAAATGCAGGCGGTCAAGAACGACATCCTGCCGCCAGCCCCCCAAGCGGCAGTGCCAGCGCCCGCGCAGCAATCGGCGTCCGTCGCCGAGTCAGCTCCGGTAGCTCCGGTAGCTCCGGTAGCTCCGGTAGCTCCGGTAGCTCCGGTAGCTCCGGCTGAGCCTGCTCCAGCTTCTGCAACACCTCCAGCCCCGGCGCACGTCGCCAGCCAGGACAAGACGCCGCAACCATGA